The Streptomyces sp. NBC_00670 genome window below encodes:
- a CDS encoding CHAT domain-containing protein, with product MDGDAAEPSSAWRLLLEGQALWSEYTTGGDRAQEDRALAVLARAVEQADREGDPALRGVTRSSLGTMRVARYEMSGAQSDVDSGVELLTAALRYLPPDHGEVPGALATLASASLHRYHRSGVARHLTEAVETARRGIEAVRDPRDFRLGGWHSNLGGLLRLRFELTGNERDLDEAIVSGRRALECVPPADRALALGALIGHLIQRAVRRGDLTDAAEALAAGREALAAMPPGYVARYQVIGAAVSALRFDHQMAGHRASLDEAIDLQRELTASLPEGRPDAGIHFSNLSELLRLRYEQLGTRSDLDEAVDTARRAEEANTERARAPHLAATRCLAARALSTELAEKGDKEGATVAATESVAAARRIVSGSAGNPLLLARGLLHQANALLALAVATGERDRQSEALACLEQAAGIAPADDPQRAVLLTTMGLVGLNALPDDAGADALDPVVTQLRQAAVLGGDSGPNASQAAANLVVALFRRHRDTGRPEDLAELLKWSDTVLEADTTPPPQRVRIANLAAGVLMETGDHREAAQRYARAVELLPMTAWQGADRASVETQLTEARGLASDAAAARLTADGNAEAALVLLETGRGVMWTRMLQLRAESTALQREHPELATRLAEIASRLTLLDGDGESAGLVPLSPSQRIDHRARLAREYRDLVRQAVAAGHGDFLAPPSREELLSAAAAGPVVVVNISRWRCDALVVTTAGVTACPLPGLDAARVEEWAAAHLAAQHRVDRAHAALHRARTAGVNPAAFRAQHDARNEVRQATRHAETMLERVLGLLWDTVAEPVLAHLAETGSAPSAGRAAHGASPADVGGGDRPATPEQDDAPRLWWCPTGALALLPLHAAGHYESSPDAPAPAGGPRTLLDRFTCSSVPTVRALARARTVPRHHAGEPGAAGAGRMLMVAMPETPGQPPLPEVDEEQALLRTLFPAALLTVRTPPEATRAVVREDLRRHDWVHVSCHGTQDLDAPSSGGLLLVDGMLTVADIGAGQHRGEFILLSACRTVTGGRGLPDEAISLGAALHYSGYRHVVGTQWSVDARAAERFGASVHTALASDGGYTPERAAAAVRGAALRLRADTGLPRFSWTPFTHTGP from the coding sequence ATGGACGGCGACGCGGCAGAACCGTCTTCGGCGTGGCGGCTCCTGCTCGAAGGGCAGGCGCTGTGGAGCGAGTACACCACCGGCGGCGACCGGGCGCAGGAGGACCGTGCCCTCGCGGTCCTTGCCCGGGCGGTCGAACAGGCCGACAGGGAAGGCGACCCCGCTCTGCGCGGAGTGACCAGATCCTCCCTCGGCACGATGCGCGTCGCGCGGTACGAGATGTCGGGCGCACAGTCCGACGTCGACTCCGGGGTCGAACTGCTGACCGCCGCGCTGCGGTACCTGCCACCGGACCACGGGGAGGTGCCGGGTGCGCTCGCCACCCTCGCCAGCGCCTCGCTCCACCGCTACCACCGGTCGGGCGTGGCCCGTCACCTCACCGAGGCCGTCGAAACGGCCCGCCGGGGCATCGAGGCAGTACGCGACCCGCGGGACTTCAGGCTCGGGGGCTGGCACTCCAATCTGGGTGGTCTTCTGCGCCTCCGGTTCGAACTGACCGGGAACGAGCGGGACTTGGACGAAGCGATTGTCAGCGGACGCAGGGCACTGGAGTGCGTTCCCCCGGCGGACCGCGCGTTGGCCCTCGGCGCCCTGATCGGGCACTTGATCCAACGCGCGGTCCGCCGGGGAGACTTGACTGACGCGGCAGAGGCACTGGCCGCAGGACGCGAGGCGCTCGCCGCCATGCCGCCCGGGTACGTGGCGCGCTACCAGGTCATCGGCGCCGCCGTCTCCGCGCTGCGGTTCGACCACCAGATGGCCGGACACCGTGCCTCGCTGGACGAGGCCATCGACCTCCAGCGGGAGCTCACGGCCTCCCTGCCCGAGGGCAGGCCCGACGCGGGTATCCACTTCAGCAACCTCTCGGAGTTGCTGCGCCTGCGCTACGAACAACTGGGCACCCGCAGCGACCTGGACGAGGCGGTGGACACCGCCCGCCGGGCCGAGGAGGCGAACACCGAGCGGGCGAGGGCGCCGCACCTGGCGGCGACCCGCTGCCTGGCGGCACGTGCCCTGTCGACGGAACTGGCGGAGAAGGGGGACAAGGAGGGTGCCACAGTCGCGGCCACCGAGAGCGTCGCGGCGGCCCGCCGCATCGTCTCGGGCTCCGCCGGTAATCCGCTGCTGCTCGCCCGCGGTCTGCTCCACCAGGCGAACGCCCTGCTGGCGCTGGCCGTCGCCACCGGTGAGCGCGACCGGCAGAGCGAGGCCCTCGCCTGCCTGGAGCAGGCCGCCGGGATCGCCCCCGCCGACGACCCGCAACGGGCAGTCCTCCTCACCACCATGGGCCTCGTGGGCCTGAACGCGCTCCCCGACGACGCCGGCGCCGACGCGCTCGACCCGGTCGTCACCCAGCTCAGGCAGGCCGCGGTACTCGGCGGCGACAGCGGCCCCAACGCCTCGCAGGCCGCCGCCAATCTGGTGGTCGCCCTGTTCCGGCGCCATCGGGACACCGGGCGGCCGGAGGACCTGGCGGAGCTCCTGAAGTGGAGCGACACCGTCCTCGAGGCCGATACGACGCCGCCCCCGCAGCGCGTACGGATCGCGAACCTCGCCGCCGGCGTCCTCATGGAGACGGGTGACCACCGCGAGGCGGCCCAACGGTACGCACGTGCCGTCGAACTGCTGCCGATGACCGCCTGGCAGGGGGCGGACCGGGCCAGCGTCGAGACCCAGCTCACCGAGGCGCGCGGGCTCGCCTCCGACGCGGCGGCGGCCCGGCTGACCGCCGACGGGAACGCCGAGGCGGCCCTCGTGCTGTTGGAGACCGGTCGCGGGGTCATGTGGACACGGATGCTGCAACTACGGGCGGAAAGCACCGCGTTGCAGCGGGAGCACCCCGAACTCGCCACGCGCCTCGCGGAGATCGCGTCGCGGCTCACCCTGCTCGACGGGGACGGCGAGTCGGCGGGACTCGTCCCGCTGTCACCCTCGCAGCGCATCGACCACCGTGCCCGGCTGGCGCGCGAGTACCGGGATCTGGTCCGCCAGGCCGTGGCCGCGGGGCACGGCGACTTCCTCGCGCCGCCCTCCCGCGAGGAACTGCTGTCCGCTGCCGCGGCGGGCCCGGTCGTGGTCGTCAACATCAGCCGCTGGCGGTGCGACGCGCTCGTCGTCACGACGGCGGGCGTCACCGCCTGCCCCCTGCCCGGCCTCGACGCGGCACGGGTGGAGGAGTGGGCCGCCGCCCATCTGGCGGCGCAGCACCGCGTCGACCGGGCGCACGCCGCCCTGCACCGTGCCCGGACCGCCGGGGTGAACCCGGCTGCGTTCCGCGCTCAGCACGACGCGCGCAACGAGGTCCGGCAGGCCACCCGGCACGCCGAGACGATGCTGGAACGCGTCCTCGGACTGCTGTGGGACACGGTCGCGGAGCCCGTACTCGCCCATCTCGCCGAGACGGGCAGTGCCCCCTCGGCGGGGCGGGCCGCGCACGGCGCGTCCCCGGCGGACGTCGGAGGCGGCGATCGTCCCGCCACGCCCGAGCAGGACGACGCTCCCCGGCTGTGGTGGTGCCCGACCGGAGCGCTGGCGCTGCTTCCGCTGCACGCCGCGGGTCACTACGAGTCCTCCCCGGACGCGCCGGCGCCCGCAGGCGGCCCGCGGACGCTGCTCGACCGTTTCACCTGCTCGTCCGTTCCGACGGTGCGGGCGCTCGCCCGCGCCCGTACCGTGCCGCGGCACCACGCCGGGGAACCCGGGGCCGCCGGAGCCGGCCGGATGCTGATGGTGGCCATGCCGGAGACTCCCGGACAGCCGCCCCTGCCCGAAGTGGACGAGGAACAGGCCCTGCTCCGGACGCTGTTCCCCGCCGCCCTCCTCACGGTGCGTACGCCGCCCGAGGCCACCCGCGCGGTCGTGCGGGAGGACCTGCGCCGGCACGACTGGGTCCACGTCAGCTGCCACGGCACCCAGGACCTGGACGCTCCCTCCTCGGGCGGGCTGCTGCTCGTGGACGGCATGCTCACCGTCGCGGACATCGGCGCGGGACAGCACCGGGGCGAGTTCATCCTGCTGTCGGCCTGCCGGACGGTGACGGGCGGACGCGGCCTGCCCGACGAGGCGATCAGCCTCGGCGCGGCACTGCACTACAGCGGCTACCGCCACGTCGTCGGCACCCAGTGGTCGGTCGACGCCCGGGCGGCGGAGAGGTTCGGCGCGAGCGTCCACACCGCGCTCGCCTCGGACGGGGGCTACACGCCCGAGCGGGCCGCGGCGGCGGTCCGTGGCGCCGCGCTCCGACTGCGCGCCGACACCGGCCTGCCGCGTTTCAGCTGGACCCCGTTCACCCACACCGGCCCTTGA
- a CDS encoding MarR family winged helix-turn-helix transcriptional regulator, with protein MHVLSDGDSALADARRIEGAAHGMLRDLSRLSRALFRAGEYGLTRSEASLLDALEAGPLRVTEVAARTGMVQPQVTVLLQKLEDRGLVVRRRCTADRRAVETELTPAGRRLLAQGRQRMAAALLTALHSPTVDACERTVCDARQAVATLAEAMEPETT; from the coding sequence ATGCATGTACTTTCGGACGGCGACAGCGCCCTCGCGGACGCCCGCCGCATCGAAGGCGCGGCGCACGGCATGCTGCGCGACCTCTCCCGGCTCTCCCGGGCGTTGTTCCGCGCGGGTGAGTACGGGCTGACGCGCAGCGAGGCGTCCCTGCTCGACGCGCTGGAGGCCGGGCCGCTGCGGGTGACCGAGGTCGCCGCGCGCACCGGCATGGTCCAGCCGCAGGTCACCGTCCTGCTGCAGAAGCTCGAGGACCGTGGCCTCGTCGTCCGCCGGCGCTGCACGGCGGACCGGCGCGCGGTGGAGACCGAGCTCACCCCCGCCGGCCGCCGGCTGCTCGCACAGGGGCGGCAGCGGATGGCCGCCGCCCTGCTGACCGCGCTGCATTCCCCCACCGTCGACGCCTGCGAGCGCACGGTGTGCGACGCCCGGCAGGCCGTCGCCACCCTCGCCGAAGCCATGGAACCGGAGACCACTTGA
- a CDS encoding FUSC family protein gives MTSPGTARQDADHGAGDRSADVMEDRTAAPAGGQASGTATARGSGTAEGGPSGALSLDVAPRRVAGPYRWWDRVLVADPGLGQLQAGWRTLVAMVTALAVGHGMGRALGLPAMIAMMVAGMMGLMSAFAVSGNTWKQLAGPILWMPFPYTAVLWLTALLHGDRTLEICLNVAALALTFLLARFGPLALLTGMMLFNGLLVGTIVAIPTAMMGSAFAVALVSAAAVLATRLLLCYPMPREDLLRTQRAFVVEARRLADATVDALDPDAGPRRVERRTNRSLRRLNVVTLTIDARLAQPEAAADPVVAELLHRQLFDAELALRGISQAVQMLAAQSPPEGLRRALAVGLLLARDTPPDRASGLRPAVETIRAQADAVLRDPGADPGDAECAVLARRVAELMDSLADSLTGWLALGRRTPHAPAAVPFQPAVALENNRIPGSAAPMRRALTARTESGWQRVVPFVRAPLHAAVAAAVVCPIADAIDPQRFYWGLVGVMITLFGTSTTHERLRKFGHRMAGTIAGAVLGVLLLHWTGHQHIHWTLAVIVLGLSLGSWGMQRAYALWTTGLVVALVQLYGLTTPDSAMNHLLGERLVDNGIGILVASACAALIFPLSTRTVVREAEHGYVQAVRTLLTQVATRWEEPDSPVRLRGAARAVDAALFEVTEASRPVVRMPLGVRGRGPHHRMALLTTAAGHARALASAADIDIDLSASLSERLRLITHTFTDSLRALDHHLANGTAQGVWRPVTPYVRELRDGAWSAVPGPRARRLRTALHELEALDTTLAAFAEQCGLTVEPGAGRTQPAAGGDNGLRRTGSVGITGTAGTLDPAGTAMARLTGSVRCAAHPGGCAARITVIDARGRRVAQTYTEDGDYGLRLRPGSHTLVVSATGHPPRAESVMVRSTRNGRRLDVRL, from the coding sequence TTGACCAGCCCAGGAACCGCCCGGCAGGACGCCGACCACGGCGCGGGAGACCGATCCGCCGACGTCATGGAGGACCGGACCGCCGCTCCTGCGGGAGGCCAGGCCTCCGGTACCGCGACAGCCCGGGGCTCCGGCACCGCGGAAGGCGGGCCCTCCGGTGCCCTGTCCCTCGATGTGGCGCCCCGGCGGGTGGCCGGTCCCTACCGGTGGTGGGACCGGGTGCTGGTCGCCGACCCCGGGCTCGGGCAGTTGCAGGCGGGCTGGCGGACGCTGGTCGCCATGGTCACCGCCCTCGCCGTCGGCCACGGCATGGGCCGGGCCCTCGGTCTCCCCGCGATGATCGCCATGATGGTCGCCGGGATGATGGGCCTGATGAGCGCCTTCGCGGTGTCCGGCAACACCTGGAAGCAGCTCGCCGGGCCCATCCTGTGGATGCCGTTCCCCTACACCGCCGTGCTCTGGCTGACCGCGCTCCTGCACGGCGACCGCACGCTGGAGATCTGCCTCAACGTCGCCGCGCTCGCCCTGACCTTCCTGCTCGCCCGGTTCGGCCCCCTGGCACTGCTCACCGGCATGATGCTGTTCAACGGCCTGCTGGTGGGGACCATCGTGGCCATCCCCACGGCCATGATGGGCAGCGCGTTCGCGGTGGCCCTGGTGTCCGCCGCGGCGGTGCTGGCCACCCGGCTGCTGCTGTGTTACCCGATGCCCCGGGAGGACCTGCTCCGCACACAGCGGGCCTTCGTCGTGGAGGCCCGCCGCCTGGCCGACGCCACCGTCGACGCCCTCGACCCGGACGCCGGCCCCCGGCGGGTCGAGCGCCGTACGAACCGTTCGCTGCGCCGGCTGAACGTCGTCACCCTCACGATCGACGCGCGCCTCGCCCAGCCCGAGGCCGCGGCCGACCCCGTCGTGGCCGAGCTGCTGCACCGGCAACTGTTCGACGCGGAGCTGGCCCTGCGCGGGATCAGCCAGGCGGTCCAGATGCTCGCCGCGCAGTCGCCGCCCGAAGGGCTGCGCCGGGCGCTGGCGGTGGGGCTGCTGCTGGCCCGGGACACCCCGCCGGACCGGGCGAGCGGTCTGCGGCCCGCCGTGGAGACGATCCGCGCGCAGGCCGATGCCGTCCTGCGCGATCCGGGGGCCGACCCCGGGGACGCCGAGTGCGCCGTCCTCGCCCGCCGGGTGGCCGAGCTCATGGACTCCCTCGCCGACTCCCTCACCGGCTGGCTGGCGCTGGGCCGGCGGACACCGCACGCCCCTGCCGCGGTGCCCTTCCAGCCCGCGGTGGCGCTGGAGAACAACCGGATCCCCGGTTCGGCCGCGCCGATGCGGCGCGCGCTCACCGCCCGTACGGAGAGCGGATGGCAGCGTGTGGTGCCCTTCGTGCGCGCCCCGCTGCACGCGGCGGTGGCCGCCGCCGTCGTCTGTCCCATCGCCGACGCCATCGATCCGCAGCGCTTCTACTGGGGCCTGGTCGGGGTGATGATCACGCTGTTCGGCACCAGCACCACCCACGAGCGGCTGCGCAAGTTCGGCCACCGCATGGCCGGCACCATCGCCGGCGCCGTGCTCGGGGTGCTCCTGCTGCACTGGACCGGTCACCAGCACATCCACTGGACGCTCGCCGTCATCGTTCTCGGGCTCTCCCTCGGCTCCTGGGGCATGCAGCGCGCCTACGCCCTGTGGACCACCGGACTGGTCGTCGCCCTGGTGCAGCTGTACGGGCTGACCACGCCGGACAGCGCGATGAACCATCTGCTCGGCGAACGGCTCGTCGACAACGGCATCGGCATCCTGGTGGCGTCGGCGTGCGCCGCACTGATCTTTCCCCTGTCCACCCGGACCGTCGTCCGCGAGGCCGAACACGGGTACGTCCAGGCGGTGCGGACGCTCCTCACCCAGGTCGCGACCCGCTGGGAGGAACCGGACAGTCCGGTACGGCTGCGGGGTGCGGCACGGGCCGTCGACGCCGCTCTGTTCGAGGTGACGGAGGCGTCCCGGCCGGTGGTGCGCATGCCGCTCGGGGTCCGCGGGCGCGGGCCGCACCACCGGATGGCGCTGCTGACCACGGCCGCGGGGCACGCCCGGGCGCTGGCGTCCGCCGCCGACATCGACATCGACCTCTCGGCGAGCCTGTCCGAGCGCCTTCGGCTCATCACGCACACCTTCACCGATTCGCTGCGCGCGCTCGACCACCACCTCGCCAACGGCACGGCCCAGGGTGTCTGGCGCCCCGTCACCCCGTACGTCCGTGAGCTGCGGGACGGGGCATGGTCCGCCGTGCCCGGCCCCCGCGCGCGACGGCTGCGGACCGCCCTGCACGAGCTGGAGGCGCTCGACACGACGCTGGCCGCGTTCGCGGAGCAGTGCGGCCTCACCGTGGAGCCCGGCGCGGGCCGGACGCAGCCGGCGGCCGGAGGGGACAACGGCCTACGCCGCACCGGGAGTGTTGGGATCACCGGGACCGCCGGAACCCTGGACCCGGCCGGCACGGCCATGGCGCGCCTCACCGGCTCGGTACGCTGCGCAGCCCACCCCGGCGGCTGCGCCGCCCGCATCACCGTCATCGACGCACGCGGCCGGCGGGTCGCCCAGACGTACACGGAGGACGGCGACTACGGGCTCCGGCTACGGCCGGGCTCCCACACCCTGGTCGTCTCGGCCACCGGCCACCCCCCGCGCGCCGAGTCCGTCATGGTGCGGAGCACACGGAACGGCCGGCGGCTGGACGTCCGCCTGTAG
- a CDS encoding PIG-L family deacetylase: MADRPLTLMAVHAHPDDEATGTGGVLARYAAEGIRTVLVTCTDGGCGDGPGGVKPGDPGHDPAAVALMRRKELEASCEVLKISDLEMLDYADSGMMGWATNDAPGSFWRTPVQEGAARLADLMRQYRPDVVVTYDENGFYGHPDHIQAHRITMAALEIAGPVPKVYWTTMPRSGMRRFGEIMREFGEDMPEPDPAEAAAMAEIGLPDDEITTWVDATGFSDQKYDALAAHASQGENIFFLRMGKERFGELMGVETFLRVRDTTGATLPENDLFAGLR; the protein is encoded by the coding sequence ATGGCCGACCGGCCCTTGACGCTCATGGCAGTACACGCCCACCCCGACGACGAGGCCACCGGCACCGGAGGCGTCCTCGCGCGGTACGCGGCGGAAGGCATCCGCACGGTTCTCGTGACGTGTACCGACGGCGGTTGCGGTGACGGACCGGGAGGCGTCAAGCCGGGCGATCCCGGCCACGACCCGGCGGCGGTCGCCCTGATGCGCCGCAAGGAACTCGAGGCGAGCTGCGAGGTCCTGAAGATCAGCGATCTGGAGATGCTGGACTACGCCGACTCCGGGATGATGGGCTGGGCGACCAACGACGCCCCCGGATCCTTCTGGCGGACCCCGGTGCAGGAGGGCGCGGCCCGGCTCGCGGACCTCATGCGGCAGTACCGCCCCGACGTGGTCGTCACCTATGACGAGAACGGCTTCTACGGTCACCCCGACCACATCCAGGCCCACCGCATCACGATGGCGGCACTGGAGATAGCCGGGCCGGTGCCGAAGGTGTACTGGACGACGATGCCCCGCTCGGGGATGCGGCGGTTCGGCGAGATCATGCGCGAGTTCGGTGAGGACATGCCCGAGCCGGACCCGGCCGAGGCCGCCGCGATGGCCGAGATCGGCCTCCCCGACGACGAGATCACCACGTGGGTCGACGCGACCGGGTTCAGCGACCAGAAGTACGACGCCCTGGCCGCGCACGCCAGCCAGGGCGAGAACATCTTCTTCCTCAGGATGGGCAAGGAGAGGTTCGGCGAACTGATGGGCGTCGAGACGTTCCTGCGCGTCCGGGACACCACCGGCGCGACCCTGCCGGAGAACGACCTCTTCGCCGGCCTGCGCTGA
- a CDS encoding MFS transporter codes for MAPTHDTPDRTPTRRAARLVHPDFRSLWIGQTVSGLGSSITVVSVPLIAVVTLHADSTAVGLLAGAVWVPWLLVGLPVGAWVDRVRKRPLMIACDLVSAAALTSVPLAAWCGALTLAHMAVVALLCGTAAVCFHTAYHSYIRIVLDGRGLLEGNARLQGGEAAAQLAGPGAAGVLVQAFGAVAALVADAATFLVSAFCLTRIRVAEPVHAPGADRPPLRRQIVEGLGFVGRDRYLRPMVTWGAVVNMALMGYQAVQVVFLVRAVGLDPAMVGLLLTSGSAGGIVGAVAATRVSRRIGTGRGLLLLQLATAPFALLLPMTTAGPGMLLFAAGSFLVGTGVSVANVVVGSFRQSYCPPHLLGRVVATAAVINHSTIPLGSVLGGLLGDAVGYRPAMWITTGVVAPSWLVLAMSPMRRERDLPHVGDLPLADDPSSTGDLAPPDAPTRREDSNNPPL; via the coding sequence GTGGCCCCGACGCATGACACCCCGGACCGCACCCCGACCCGCCGGGCGGCGCGACTCGTCCACCCCGACTTCCGGTCGCTCTGGATCGGCCAGACCGTCAGCGGACTGGGCAGCAGCATCACCGTGGTGTCCGTGCCGCTGATCGCGGTGGTGACGTTGCACGCCGACTCCACCGCCGTCGGCCTGCTCGCCGGGGCGGTGTGGGTGCCCTGGCTGCTGGTGGGGCTGCCCGTGGGCGCGTGGGTGGACCGCGTGCGGAAACGGCCACTGATGATCGCCTGCGATCTGGTGTCCGCCGCGGCGCTGACGAGCGTCCCCCTGGCGGCGTGGTGCGGCGCGCTCACCCTCGCGCACATGGCCGTCGTCGCGCTGCTCTGCGGTACCGCGGCGGTGTGTTTCCACACCGCCTACCACTCGTACATACGGATCGTGCTCGACGGCCGGGGCCTGCTGGAGGGAAACGCCAGGCTGCAGGGCGGCGAGGCCGCCGCGCAGCTCGCCGGGCCGGGGGCGGCGGGGGTGCTCGTCCAGGCCTTCGGCGCGGTCGCCGCGCTCGTGGCCGACGCGGCGACCTTTCTGGTCTCCGCCTTCTGCCTCACGCGCATCCGGGTGGCCGAACCGGTCCACGCCCCCGGCGCGGACCGGCCACCGCTGCGACGGCAGATCGTCGAAGGGCTCGGCTTCGTGGGCCGGGACCGGTACCTGCGGCCGATGGTCACCTGGGGCGCCGTCGTGAACATGGCGCTGATGGGGTACCAGGCGGTTCAGGTCGTGTTCCTGGTTCGCGCCGTCGGACTGGACCCGGCCATGGTCGGGCTGCTGCTGACCAGCGGCAGCGCCGGCGGCATCGTCGGCGCGGTCGCGGCCACCAGGGTGAGCCGGCGCATCGGCACCGGGCGCGGACTGCTTCTTCTGCAACTCGCCACCGCACCGTTCGCGCTGCTCCTGCCGATGACCACCGCCGGGCCGGGGATGCTGCTGTTCGCGGCGGGATCCTTCCTCGTCGGGACCGGCGTCTCCGTGGCCAATGTCGTGGTCGGCAGCTTTCGGCAGAGCTACTGCCCGCCGCACCTGCTCGGCCGGGTCGTGGCCACGGCCGCGGTGATCAACCACAGCACCATCCCGCTCGGCTCCGTGCTCGGCGGGCTGCTCGGCGACGCCGTGGGGTACCGACCGGCCATGTGGATCACGACAGGTGTCGTCGCGCCCAGCTGGCTCGTCCTGGCCATGAGCCCGATGCGCCGTGAGCGCGACCTTCCGCACGTCGGCGATCTTCCGCTCGCCGACGACCCCTCGTCCACCGGCGATCTCGCTCCCCCCGACGCGCCGACACGCCGCGAGGACTCCAACAACCCGCCCCTGTAA
- a CDS encoding SDR family NAD(P)-dependent oxidoreductase: MEPQERQERQERQQGSAPAARVWFVTGSSRGLGRALVTAALDAGDLVAATARRPEQLDDLVRKYGEDRVLALPLDVTDGAATRTVVDTVLGHYGRIDVLVNNAGYANVSPVETTDDDDFRTQFETNFWGVYHVTRAALPALRAQGSGTVVQISSVGGRVGGSPGIASYQAAKFAVDGFSRVLAAETAPFGVRVMVVEPSGFATDWAGSSMTVRDIPAPYEETVGLMNRRVRQNDAGAAGDPQRAARIIVDAAGRDNPPSHLLLGVNAVEMAQDYSRRQLAEAATWEKVSRSADFAEPYPAAFPPDEAPA; this comes from the coding sequence ATGGAACCTCAGGAACGACAAGAGCGACAGGAACGACAGCAAGGGAGCGCCCCCGCTGCGCGGGTCTGGTTCGTCACCGGCTCCTCCCGCGGCCTCGGCCGCGCCCTGGTCACCGCCGCGCTCGACGCGGGCGACCTCGTCGCCGCCACCGCCCGCCGGCCGGAGCAACTGGACGATCTCGTACGGAAGTACGGCGAGGACCGGGTCCTCGCGCTTCCGCTCGACGTCACCGACGGCGCCGCCACACGGACGGTCGTCGACACGGTGCTCGGCCACTACGGACGCATCGACGTGCTCGTCAACAACGCCGGGTACGCCAACGTCTCGCCCGTCGAGACCACGGACGACGACGACTTCCGCACCCAGTTCGAGACCAACTTCTGGGGTGTCTACCACGTCACCAGGGCCGCCCTGCCGGCCCTGCGCGCCCAGGGCTCCGGGACGGTCGTGCAGATCTCCTCGGTCGGCGGCCGCGTGGGCGGCTCGCCCGGCATCGCGTCCTACCAGGCCGCCAAGTTCGCCGTGGACGGCTTCTCCCGGGTGCTCGCCGCGGAGACGGCGCCCTTCGGAGTGCGCGTCATGGTCGTCGAACCGAGCGGCTTCGCCACGGACTGGGCCGGCTCCTCGATGACCGTGCGGGACATCCCCGCACCGTACGAGGAGACCGTCGGCCTGATGAACCGGCGCGTACGGCAGAACGACGCCGGAGCGGCCGGCGACCCGCAGCGCGCCGCGCGGATCATCGTCGACGCGGCCGGTCGCGACAATCCCCCCTCGCACCTGCTGCTCGGCGTCAACGCCGTGGAGATGGCGCAGGACTACTCCCGCCGCCAACTCGCCGAAGCGGCCACCTGGGAAAAGGTGAGCCGCTCGGCCGACTTCGCAGAGCCGTACCCGGCCGCGTTCCCGCCGGACGAGGCGCCCGCGTAA
- a CDS encoding TetR/AcrR family transcriptional regulator has translation MTASGFQRARSAQAKQQREAAILEAARALGAERGIREITLTDIAAAVGMHKSALLRYFETREQIFLRITAEGWREWSAELCGRLRELPHAGPEGVGEVLAATLAARPLFCDLLAQAPLNLERNVSVESVRAFKLVTLDEVARIGAELGRLLGLDEQRAVDVIATATSLAGALWQMATPGPHIQALYRDDPRLAHAVVEVEPRLRRVLGGLLRGITGDADA, from the coding sequence ATGACCGCGTCCGGATTCCAGCGCGCCCGCAGCGCACAGGCCAAGCAGCAGCGCGAAGCGGCGATCCTCGAGGCGGCCCGCGCGCTCGGCGCCGAGCGCGGGATCAGGGAGATCACCCTCACCGACATCGCCGCCGCCGTGGGCATGCACAAGTCCGCGCTGCTGCGCTACTTCGAGACGCGGGAGCAGATCTTCCTCAGGATCACCGCCGAGGGGTGGCGGGAGTGGTCCGCGGAGCTGTGCGGCCGGCTGCGTGAGCTGCCGCACGCCGGGCCGGAGGGCGTCGGCGAGGTGCTCGCGGCCACGCTGGCGGCCCGGCCGCTGTTCTGCGACCTGCTCGCCCAGGCGCCCCTCAACCTGGAACGGAACGTGTCGGTGGAGTCGGTGCGCGCCTTCAAGCTCGTCACCCTCGACGAGGTCGCACGGATCGGCGCGGAACTCGGCCGGCTGCTCGGCCTGGACGAGCAGCGGGCCGTCGATGTCATCGCGACGGCCACCAGCCTCGCCGGCGCCCTGTGGCAGATGGCGACGCCGGGCCCGCACATCCAGGCGCTCTACCGCGACGACCCCCGGCTCGCGCACGCCGTGGTGGAGGTGGAGCCCCGGCTGCGCCGGGTCCTGGGCGGCCTGCTCCGGGGGATCACCGGCGACGCGGACGCATAG